Genomic DNA from Peribacillus simplex:
CTACAGCTTTGTAAGAACGGGAGGGACTGTTAACCCCGCCAACGATATGTTCCAATGCCTCTTTATGTAAAAGCTCCGAATTACTAAAATCCAATCTTAAAACCTCCTAAAAATATAAACATATTTCATCTTAATCATAGCACTTTTCCGTCCGTAAATCTGGGGTCGAAGGCTAGGAAATGTGATTAGTTCCCTGGTGGAAGCGCTGCAACCCTAGAACATCAGGGTTCAGGTCCATCATTTTGTTTGCGAAATGGGGCCGGTTCCCAAAACTCCGGTTATGAAAGTAAGAATGTCCAAGATGGTGTCAGGGTTTTCGATGTCGAATGATTGGCGGTTCATTTCGCCCTGGGCTTGGTAATAGATTAGATGGCCGGTTCCTTTCTCTTCGTTAATGCAAAGATGGAAACTGATGGGTGTGCTTTCGATCGACCCGCTGGAATCCCTTTGGATGACCTGGCATAATAATTCACCGTACTCATCTTCATAAAGGAAGTCATATCGAAGGTCGTAAACGACCTTTTCAATTTGGGATAGTAATAATTTCTTGATATTCATAGCATACTCGTCTCCTTTATATATGTATCTGATACAACGATCATTTCGCCCTGAAAATGGTATTTGGCATCCAAGCATTTTTATTGTCTAAAAAGGTTAGGTTGGATAAACTAATTCATTAGGACAAGAGATTACGGAGGATGTAACAGGATGAGTGATGCAATTCAAGTGAAACAGCTTCGGAAGGAATTTAAGTCGGCATCAAGCCGTACAGGGCTAAAGGGTGCCTTCCGGGATTTACTTACCAGAAATTATAAGATCGTCCCTGCCGTCAATGATATCAATTTTACTGTAAAAAAGGGTGAGATGGTAGCTTATATCGGGGAAAATGGTGCAGGGAAATCGACCACGATCAAAATGCTGACAGGTATTTTGGAACCGACAGCAGGTGAAATCACGGTCAATGGAATGAATCCACATAAAGAAAGGGAAAAGTTCACTCAGACAATCGGAGTCGTATTCGGTCAGCGCTCACAGCTTTGGTGGGATATTGCAGTTCAAGAATCCTTTAGGCTGCTGAAAAAGGTCTATAAGGTAACGGATGAACAATATGACGATCATATGGAACATGTCATCAAGACGCTCGATATCGGACCTTTGCTGGACAAGCCAGTGCGTAAACTTTCACTTGGTCAGCGAATGCGCTGCGAGCTTGCGGCAGCTTTGATCCACAATCCGCCTTTGCTGTTCCTGGATGAGCCGACGATTGGACTTGATGTACTCGTGAAAATGAAGATTCGTGAGTTCCTGAAAGAAATCAATGAGAAATATAATACGACCATCCTTTTGACTACCCATGATTTAGGTGACATTGAAGCATTATGTGAGCGCGTAATCATGCTTGATGAAGGACAGATCATTTATGATGGGGAATTACAGAGTTTGAAAGATAACTGGGCTGAGGAAAAACAAATCCATTTTCAATTCATCGAGCCGATCGCATTGAAGGAATTGCAATCATTGGCGATCCCATTTACTGCTAACTGGGTTTATGATGAGAAAAATCAAACATACATTGCCTTGTTGAAAGAAGAAAGTGATCATATTTCACAGCTTGTTTCGGCTGTTGTAGCTCATTTTAAAATAAAGGACATCAAAATCCATGAAACGTCCATTGAAGAGATTGTTCGCAACATTTACGAAGAAGGCACAGTCTGACTCTCTTATCATTAAGAAACAACGTGTCTATCAAGAAGGGGGAGGGCCATGGGAAAGTATCTTGCAATGATCCGCATGCGTTTTTTGATGATGCTTGCGTATCGAACGGATTATTACACAGGCATTTTAATTTATAGTATCAATATCGGTGCCTATTATTTCTTATGGAATGCGATATATGGAGAAAAAAGCTCCATCGAAGGACTTTCAGGGATGCAGATGACAACCTACGTCGCGGTTGCATGGATGGCGCGCGCTTTTTATTTCAATAATATTGACCGTGAAATCGCCACTGAAATTAAAGACGGCAAGGTCGCCATTGAAATGATCCGGCCTTATAACTATTTAGGCATGAAAACGATGCAAGGACTGGGGGAAGGGATATTTCGTTTCTTCTTCTTCTCGATTCCAGGAATGCTGCTGGTAGCTTTCATTTTTCCTATAGAATTGCCGCACGAGCCGTCTACGTGGGGGATGTTCGGCATTTCCCTGCTGTTCAGCTTCATCATCAATACACAAATTAACTTATTGACGGGTATCACTACCTTTTTCTTATATAATAATGCCGGATTGATCCGGGCTAAAAGGGTTATCATTGATTTATTTTCCGGTCTGCTGCTGCCCATCAGTTTCTATCCGGTATGGGCGCAGGAAGTGATGAAATATTTACCCTTTCAAGGGATCAGCTATGTACCAAGCATGATTTTTACGAACGGGTACAGTTCAGGCGAAATTGGCATGGCGCTTTTACAACAATTAATTTGGTGCATCATTCTCATAATGCCGATTCAGCTTTTATGGATAGTCGCAAAAAAACAGCTGATTATTCAAGGAGGTTGACGGGATGTTTTATGTATCGATGTTTTTTCAATATGTGAGTCAATATATGAAAACCAGATTGCAATATAGAGCCGATTTCTTCATGGAAATCCTATCTGACCTGCTGAATCAGGTCGTGAATCTGGTATTTATCTTAGTCGTTTTTGGGCATACCAAATTTTTAAGCGGCTGGAGCCGTGAAGAAATCATATTCATTTATGGATTCTTCCTTATCCCATTTGCCCTTTTTTCTGCCTTTTTCAACATCTGGGATTTTAATGACCGTTATATCGTCAAAGGTGAAATGGATCGGATATTAACAAGGCCGATACATAGCCTGTTTCAAGTCATTTTAGAAAGAATCGAGCTAGAAGCGTTATTTGGTGTTGTGACCGGTTTGATCATTATATTCTATTCGGGGATTTCATTGGATCTTCAGCTTGCGTGGTATGACCCGATTCTTTTCATCATTTTTGCAATGGGAGGGGCCCTTGCTTATGCAGCCATATTCGTTGCGATAGCAAGCATTGGGTTCTGGTCGGATGCGAAAACATCCATCATGCCAATGATGTACAATATCGGGAACTACGGGCGCTATCCAGTTGATATTTATAATAAGGTCATCCGTTTTGTCCTTACATGGGTGCTGCCATTCGCGTTTGTTGGTGTCTATCCGGCATCTTATTTCCTAAGAAAAGAAGAGTGGTATGCATATGCATTTGCCACACCTGTAATCGGGGTTGCCTTTTTCGTGATATCCGTTTTCATATGGAATCAGGGAGTGAAGAGGTACCGTGGGGCAGGGAACTAAAAAAAACCCTTCAACAGCATTCATGTTGAAGGGGTTTTTGTTTAGTTCCGTTTTTTCTTTCTTTCAATATATCTTGCTTGTGCTTCAACATATTGCTGCTTTTCCTCTTCCGTTTCCGGAATGACCTGAGGTACGTTTGTCGGCTTACCGTCTTCATCAATGGCGAGCATCGTTAAAAAAGCCCGTGCGGTAAGCTGTTTTTCACCTGTTAATAGGTTCTCACGCTCCACTTTCACGAATACCTCCATTGATGTGCGATGAGCACAGGTGACATAAGCTTCAAGGTTGATTGCATCCCCTGTCTTGATGGGGGCCAAAAAATCAAAAGAGTCGCTTGAAGCAGTCACAACGGGTTTTCGACAATGGCGCATAGCTGAAATGCAGGCTATTTTATCAACATAGGCCATTACTTTTCCGCCAAAGATGGTATTGTGATGATTTGTATCCGGTGGAAAAACAAGGTCGGTTAAAAAAGTCCGTGACTGCTGTGTTGGATGGGCTACGTTCTTTTCAATCATTGGCCTTTTGGTTTGGCTAAAAGGTTTTCACGGACGATTTTTGCTGCTAGGACCATGTTTTTCAGGGAAGCGACGGTTTCCGGGATACCCCTTGTTTTCAGGCCGCAATCGGGGTTGATCCAAAACTGGTCTTTATCCAATACCTTGATGCCCCGTTCAATCATATCGACCATTTCTTCCACTGCCGGCACACGCGGGCTGTGAATATCATACACACCCAGGCCAATGCCCTTTTCATATGTTTTTTCCTCGAATGCGGAAGCAAGCTCCCCATGGCTACGGGATGTTTCGATGGAAATTACATCGGCATCGAGTGAGGAGATGACATCCATAAAACTGTTGAAGTCGCAATAGCACATATGCGTATGAATTTGGGTTGTATCCTCCACGCTTGATGTGGATATCAAGAATGCATTCACAGCCCAGTTCAAATACTCGTCGCGATCGCTTTTTTTCAATGGCAGACCTTCTCTAAGTGCGGGTTCATCAACCTGAATCATTTTAATTCCAGCGGATTCCAATGCAATGACTTCTTTTTCCAATGCGAGCGACAGCTGATAACAAACATTCTCCCTGGAAATATCATCACGGACAAATGACCAGTTCAAAATCGTAACAGGACCTGTAAGCATTCCCTTTACCGTCTTCTTCGTCAGTGATTGTGCGTATACACTTTCCCTGACTGTCATCGGTTCAATGAAATGGATATCGCCGTAGATGACTGGCGGTTTCACGCAGCGGGATCCATAGGATTGAACCCAACCCTTTTCCAGAAAGGCAAAACCGCCTAACTTATGGCCGAAGTATTCAACCATATCCGTCCGTTCGAATTCCCCGTGAACGAGAACATCCAAACCGATTTCTTCTTGGATTTCGATCCACCTGCCGATTTCTTCGTTAACGAATGTTTCATATTGCTGAGTGGACCATTCGCGTCTTGTGAATTTCCCGCGTGCTTGTTTAACTTCAAATGTCTGCGGAAAGCTACCGATCGTAGTCGTAGGAAGGAAAGGCAATTTGAAAAATTCCTGTTGTTTTTGGTAACGCTCTTTAAATGGAGTGTGACGGCCAGCGGTCATGGTTTTAACCTTTTCGACTTCCGATTGTACATTCCCATGATTCCGTGCATATGAACTTGCTAACGTTTGAACCGTAAATTTATTGGCATCGACTTTTTCGGCGATTGCTTCAAAGCCATGATTATTCCCTTTGACCAAGAGTGTGATTTCCTCAAGTTTCTCATCAGCGAAGGCAAGGGCCTGTTTCACTTCTTTTGAAAGGGCGGATTCATTACGAACGGTCACTGGGACATGAAGCAGGGAACAAGAGGGCTGAAGCCAGACTTGGTCTTCGGCTACCTTTTTCTTAAGAGTCTCGATCAATTGAATTTTTTTCGTTAAATCAGATAGCCAAATGTTTTTTCCGTCAATCACACCTGCAGCAAGCACTTTGTCCTTCGGGAAGCCGAATGCTTCAAGATTACTTAGATTCCTCCCTTTATCATGAACAAAATCAAGACCGATACCTTGGACTTTTAATTCGATGACTTCTTGGTAGTGTTCCACTGCATCAAAGTAAGTTTGCAGCATGATGTTCAGGTTTGGTGCTGCTTCATTCAGCTTTTCATAGATGTAAGTAACAGTTTGCATATCATCCTTGGAAATGGATGAAACAAGAGAAGGTTCGTCCATTTGTACCCACTTCACGCCTTCTTGCTCCAACTCCCGCAGGATTTGCGTGTACAGGGGAAGCAAGCTCAGGATGATGCCGGGGATCTCTTGTTTATTGAAGCCTTTGGAAAGGGAGATGAAGGTATAAGGTCCGATCAACACTGGCTTCGTTTCAATCCCTAGCTTTTCCTTTGCTTCTCGATATGCTGCAAGTGGTTTATTTTCTGTTAAAGTCAGCTGTGGCAGTTTTAATTCAGGGACAATATAGTGATAATTCGTATTGAACCATTTCGTCATTTCGGAAGCGACTTCATCATTGTTTCCGCGAGCCATTGAATAATATACGGAAAGGGGGACGCAACCGCCTTCATAGTCTGAATAACGTTCAGGAACAAGACCGAACATGACGGACATATCGAGCATTTGATCATAGAAAGTGAAGTCGTTGACAGGAATGATATCAATGCCCTGTTGCTTCTGTTTTTGTAAGTTGCCTAAACGGATTGCTTTTAGTTGTGCCATAAATTCCGCTTCATCGATTTTACCGGACCAGTAAGCTTCCAATGTACGTTTCCATTCACGATCTTCCCCGATTCGAGGGTAACCCAAACTACTGCTTTTCAAAATTCCCATCCTCCTACATTCATTTTAGTGAACAATAAAAAAAGCACCCCTAACCGTCAAAAGAGAAAGTTAGAAATGCTTAAAATAAGAGGCATGCAGAATGCCCCTTACAATTATAAGGTCCCTAACACCTCCCTATCTCCCGTAGGTTAAAACAGTGTTGTCGAAATAGGCAGGTCTCCTGACTCAGGGATTATCATTAGCGGCAGGCCTTCCCGATCCGTTGATCAGTGGCATATTTGATGGCGCTAACACTCCCATTACAGTGGCGGGACCGTGCCGGAATTACACCGGACTTCCCTTTTAATCCTAATTAAAAATTAGGAACCTATTCCCACATATGAAATTTCAAAAAACCTGCCTTAATAAACTGTTTGCAGGCCAAAAATTTATAAAATAAAAACTATTATAAAAATTTAGACAATCTTAACATATCCGACCAAAAGGGTCAACTTGGAAAAAAGATTCGGGAAAAAGTATCCGTTCATTGAGTGTGTGGGTGATAAGGATGAGGTCTGTTCCTAAAAAAGAATATATTGTTTGGACAGGGAGTATGTATAGAAGGAGTGGCGTATTGAAATGGGGCGTGGGGGATGACTTTCTACATCTTGATTGCAGGAATCATTTTTTGCATGGTGATGAGCATTCGTACGTTATTTCTTGTTGAGTCGGGAGGAAAGAAGTTTTCTCTGGAGGATATGCTGTGGCTTGGCAATTTATATGCGACGATATTGGTTGGATTTGCATTGATTTATTTATTATACGAGCTTCAGAATCATTCGGTGATTCTTGATATGGGCAATCGGTTGGATGGCACTTTCTATGAACAGTTGAAGACGTCTTTTTATTTCAGTGCGATGACGATGTTTTCTGTAGGGTATGGAGATATAGCCCCGATTGGCATGGGTAGGATGATAGCTACCATTCAGGCTTTCATCGGGTATACACTGCCGGCAGCGTTCGTGATTCGGACGGTGATCGATCTGGAGCAGAAAGATAGGAAGGATAAATGAAAGTTGTGTTTCTTTCGATTATTGGGTACTCTTACCATAATGAAAGAAATGGAGGGTACAATATGACTGTAAAAATTGGAGAAAAAGCACCTGATTTCAAACTCCCTGCAAACAATGGTGAAATGGTTTCCCTATCGGATTTCAAGGGGAAAAACATTGTTTTATATTTTTATCCAAAAGACATGACGCCAGGTTGCACGACGGAGGCCTGTGATTTCCGGGACCATAATGAGC
This window encodes:
- a CDS encoding ABC transporter permease, whose protein sequence is MGKYLAMIRMRFLMMLAYRTDYYTGILIYSINIGAYYFLWNAIYGEKSSIEGLSGMQMTTYVAVAWMARAFYFNNIDREIATEIKDGKVAIEMIRPYNYLGMKTMQGLGEGIFRFFFFSIPGMLLVAFIFPIELPHEPSTWGMFGISLLFSFIINTQINLLTGITTFFLYNNAGLIRAKRVIIDLFSGLLLPISFYPVWAQEVMKYLPFQGISYVPSMIFTNGYSSGEIGMALLQQLIWCIILIMPIQLLWIVAKKQLIIQGG
- a CDS encoding acyl-CoA thioesterase, producing the protein MIEKNVAHPTQQSRTFLTDLVFPPDTNHHNTIFGGKVMAYVDKIACISAMRHCRKPVVTASSDSFDFLAPIKTGDAINLEAYVTCAHRTSMEVFVKVERENLLTGEKQLTARAFLTMLAIDEDGKPTNVPQVIPETEEEKQQYVEAQARYIERKKKRN
- a CDS encoding ABC transporter permease — encoded protein: MFYVSMFFQYVSQYMKTRLQYRADFFMEILSDLLNQVVNLVFILVVFGHTKFLSGWSREEIIFIYGFFLIPFALFSAFFNIWDFNDRYIVKGEMDRILTRPIHSLFQVILERIELEALFGVVTGLIIIFYSGISLDLQLAWYDPILFIIFAMGGALAYAAIFVAIASIGFWSDAKTSIMPMMYNIGNYGRYPVDIYNKVIRFVLTWVLPFAFVGVYPASYFLRKEEWYAYAFATPVIGVAFFVISVFIWNQGVKRYRGAGN
- a CDS encoding potassium channel family protein; its protein translation is MTFYILIAGIIFCMVMSIRTLFLVESGGKKFSLEDMLWLGNLYATILVGFALIYLLYELQNHSVILDMGNRLDGTFYEQLKTSFYFSAMTMFSVGYGDIAPIGMGRMIATIQAFIGYTLPAAFVIRTVIDLEQKDRKDK
- a CDS encoding ABC transporter ATP-binding protein, whose product is MSDAIQVKQLRKEFKSASSRTGLKGAFRDLLTRNYKIVPAVNDINFTVKKGEMVAYIGENGAGKSTTIKMLTGILEPTAGEITVNGMNPHKEREKFTQTIGVVFGQRSQLWWDIAVQESFRLLKKVYKVTDEQYDDHMEHVIKTLDIGPLLDKPVRKLSLGQRMRCELAAALIHNPPLLFLDEPTIGLDVLVKMKIREFLKEINEKYNTTILLTTHDLGDIEALCERVIMLDEGQIIYDGELQSLKDNWAEEKQIHFQFIEPIALKELQSLAIPFTANWVYDEKNQTYIALLKEESDHISQLVSAVVAHFKIKDIKIHETSIEEIVRNIYEEGTV
- the metE gene encoding 5-methyltetrahydropteroyltriglutamate--homocysteine S-methyltransferase, encoding MGILKSSSLGYPRIGEDREWKRTLEAYWSGKIDEAEFMAQLKAIRLGNLQKQKQQGIDIIPVNDFTFYDQMLDMSVMFGLVPERYSDYEGGCVPLSVYYSMARGNNDEVASEMTKWFNTNYHYIVPELKLPQLTLTENKPLAAYREAKEKLGIETKPVLIGPYTFISLSKGFNKQEIPGIILSLLPLYTQILRELEQEGVKWVQMDEPSLVSSISKDDMQTVTYIYEKLNEAAPNLNIMLQTYFDAVEHYQEVIELKVQGIGLDFVHDKGRNLSNLEAFGFPKDKVLAAGVIDGKNIWLSDLTKKIQLIETLKKKVAEDQVWLQPSCSLLHVPVTVRNESALSKEVKQALAFADEKLEEITLLVKGNNHGFEAIAEKVDANKFTVQTLASSYARNHGNVQSEVEKVKTMTAGRHTPFKERYQKQQEFFKLPFLPTTTIGSFPQTFEVKQARGKFTRREWSTQQYETFVNEEIGRWIEIQEEIGLDVLVHGEFERTDMVEYFGHKLGGFAFLEKGWVQSYGSRCVKPPVIYGDIHFIEPMTVRESVYAQSLTKKTVKGMLTGPVTILNWSFVRDDISRENVCYQLSLALEKEVIALESAGIKMIQVDEPALREGLPLKKSDRDEYLNWAVNAFLISTSSVEDTTQIHTHMCYCDFNSFMDVISSLDADVISIETSRSHGELASAFEEKTYEKGIGLGVYDIHSPRVPAVEEMVDMIERGIKVLDKDQFWINPDCGLKTRGIPETVASLKNMVLAAKIVRENLLAKPKGQ